Proteins from one Dromiciops gliroides isolate mDroGli1 chromosome 6, mDroGli1.pri, whole genome shotgun sequence genomic window:
- the LOC122731693 gene encoding GTP-binding nuclear protein Ran-like, whose translation MAAQGEPQVQFKLVLVGDGGTGKTTFVKRHLMGEFEKKYVATLGVEVHPLVFHTNRGPIKFNVWDTAGQEKFGGLRDGYYIQAQCAIIMFDVTSRITYKNVPNWHRDLVRVCENIPIVLCGNKVDIKDRKVKAKSMVFHRKKNLQYYDISAKSNYNFEKPFLWLARKLIGDLNLDFVAMPALAPPEVVMDPALAARYEQDLQIAQTTVLPDEDDDR comes from the coding sequence ATGGCTGCCCAAGGAGAACCCCAAGTCCAGTTCAAACTTGTATTAGTTGGTGATGGAGGTACTGGAAAAACCACCTTTGTAAAACGTCACTTGATGGGTGAATTTGAGAAGAAGTATGTAGCCACCTTGGGTGTTGAGGTGCATCCTCTCGTGTTCCATACTAACAGAGGGCCTATTAAATTCAACGTATGGGATACAGCTGGCCAAGAGAAATTTGGTGGTCTGAGAGATGGTTATTACATCCAAGCTCAGTGTGCCATTATAATGTTTGATGTTACATCAAGAATTACTTACAAGAATGTACCTAACTGGCATAGAGATCTGGTACGAGTATGTGAAAATATCCCGATAGTGTTATGTGGCAACAAAGTGGATATTAAGGACAGAAAAGTCAAGGCGAAATCAATGGTCTTCCATAGGAAGAAGAATCTCCAGTACTATGACATTTCAGCCAAAAGTAACTACAACTTTGAGAAGCCCTTCCTTTGGCTTGCTAGAAAACTTATTGGAGACCTTAATTTGGATTTTGTTGCCATGCCTGCTCTTGCTCCTCCAGAAGTTGTCATGGACCCAGCACTGGCAGCACGGTATGAGCAGGATTTACAGATCGCTCAGACAACTGTGCTCCCTGATGAAGATGATGACCGCTAA